In the Streptomyces sp. BHT-5-2 genome, one interval contains:
- a CDS encoding protease pro-enzyme activation domain-containing protein: protein MRASRTRSPRVRAGLALTAALPMVAGALALGAPAADAAGHDGGRHALQGTKPRWATAQADQGATADSARVNARVYLAGRDAKGLADYARAVSDPHSATYGKYLSTAQVKTRYGATKDQIARVTAWLKKSGLAVTGATDRYVTVTGDAAAAERAFATDLHNYRKNGHTYHAPSATASAPAALSDAVLTVTGLDNAPRLARHHSAELPPPSPVFRNAGPFSTYYGSRTDKDLPSAYGSKAPYAVKGYTGKQLRAAYGAKNWTGKGVTVAITDAYASPTIAKDADTYAARNGDARYRKGQLSQVLPKDYTHITDCKAAGWYGEETLDVEAVHAVAPAADIVYVGAASCNDDDLLDSLGKVVDGRLADIVSNSWGDIEANETPDVAAAYDQLFQRGAVEGIGFYFSSGDNGDEVANTGTKQVDTPANSAWVTAVGGTALAVGKGNSYQWETGWGTQKTVLSKDGNDWTDFPGAFSGGAGGGTSKAVAQPFYQRGVVPDALAKANGGSAMRTVPDISAVADPNTGFLVGQTQTLPNGKLGYDEYRIGGTSLAAPVIAGVQALAQQARHGIAIGFANPAIYQRYGTSAYHDVTDHPLGAGRDLAVVRVDFANGVDAAKGTITSLRSLGKDSSLHATVGYDDVTGVGSPGAGYVSSYRP from the coding sequence ATGAGAGCAAGCCGCACCAGATCACCGCGCGTCCGCGCCGGTCTGGCCTTGACCGCGGCGCTGCCGATGGTCGCCGGAGCGCTCGCGCTCGGCGCACCGGCCGCCGACGCCGCGGGCCACGACGGGGGCCGGCACGCGCTGCAGGGCACCAAGCCGCGGTGGGCCACCGCGCAGGCCGACCAGGGCGCCACCGCCGACAGCGCCCGGGTCAACGCCCGGGTCTACCTGGCCGGCCGGGACGCCAAGGGCCTCGCGGACTACGCCAGGGCCGTTTCCGACCCGCACTCCGCCACGTACGGGAAATACCTGAGCACCGCCCAGGTCAAGACCCGCTACGGCGCCACGAAGGACCAGATAGCCAGGGTGACCGCCTGGCTGAAGAAGTCCGGCCTGGCGGTCACCGGCGCCACCGACCGCTATGTGACGGTCACCGGCGACGCGGCCGCCGCCGAGCGGGCCTTCGCCACCGACCTGCACAACTACCGCAAGAACGGCCACACCTACCACGCGCCGTCGGCCACCGCCTCCGCGCCCGCGGCCCTCTCCGACGCGGTCCTGACGGTCACCGGCCTGGACAACGCGCCCCGGCTGGCCCGGCACCACTCCGCCGAACTGCCGCCGCCGTCGCCCGTCTTCCGCAACGCCGGGCCGTTCTCCACGTACTACGGCTCGCGGACCGACAAGGACCTGCCCTCGGCCTACGGGAGCAAGGCGCCGTACGCGGTCAAGGGCTACACCGGCAAGCAGCTGCGCGCCGCCTACGGGGCGAAGAACTGGACCGGCAAGGGCGTCACCGTCGCGATCACCGACGCCTACGCCTCGCCGACCATCGCCAAGGACGCGGACACCTACGCCGCCCGCAACGGCGACGCGCGCTACCGCAAGGGTCAGCTCTCGCAGGTCCTGCCCAAGGACTACACGCACATCACCGACTGCAAGGCGGCCGGCTGGTACGGCGAGGAGACCCTCGACGTCGAGGCGGTGCACGCGGTGGCCCCCGCCGCGGACATCGTCTACGTCGGTGCCGCCTCCTGCAACGACGACGACCTGCTGGACTCGCTCGGCAAGGTCGTCGACGGGCGGCTCGCCGACATCGTCTCCAACTCCTGGGGCGACATCGAGGCCAACGAGACCCCGGACGTGGCCGCCGCCTACGACCAGCTCTTCCAGCGCGGCGCCGTCGAGGGCATCGGCTTCTACTTCTCCTCCGGCGACAACGGTGACGAGGTCGCCAACACCGGCACCAAGCAGGTGGACACCCCGGCGAACTCCGCGTGGGTGACCGCGGTCGGTGGCACCGCCCTGGCCGTCGGCAAGGGCAACAGCTACCAGTGGGAGACCGGCTGGGGCACCCAGAAGACGGTGCTCTCCAAGGACGGCAACGACTGGACCGACTTCCCCGGCGCCTTCAGCGGGGGCGCGGGCGGCGGCACCAGCAAGGCCGTCGCGCAGCCCTTCTACCAGCGCGGCGTCGTCCCGGACGCGCTGGCCAAGGCCAACGGCGGCAGCGCCATGCGGACCGTGCCGGACATCTCGGCCGTCGCCGACCCGAACACCGGCTTCCTGGTCGGCCAGACCCAGACCCTGCCCAACGGCAAGCTCGGCTACGACGAGTACCGCATCGGCGGCACCTCGCTGGCCGCGCCGGTGATCGCGGGCGTCCAGGCGCTGGCCCAGCAGGCCCGGCACGGCATCGCCATCGGCTTCGCCAACCCGGCCATCTACCAGCGGTACGGCACCTCGGCCTACCACGACGTGACCGACCACCCGCTGGGTGCCGGCCGCGACCTGGCGGTCGTCCGGGTGGACTTCGCCAACGGCGTCGACGCCGCCAAGGGCACCATCACCTCGCTGCGCAGCCTCGGCAAGGACAGCTCGTTGCACGCCACCGTGGGCTACGACGACGTCACCGGCGTCGGCTCCCCCGGGGCCGGATACGTCAGCTCCTACCGTCCCTGA
- a CDS encoding glycosyltransferase 87 family protein, which produces MTALEPDQPIHPRGSHPRAGVIRRHPVRAAALACLVSFAAFWVAQRLAHVSMVDLMVYRAEGETARDGRALYDMVATSARLPNTYPPFAALLFVPLTFFGVPVMRTLATAGNLVLLVAVVHLSLRLVGRPRRVPPLAATLALSALLVWCEPVWTTLRYGQINLLLAVLVLWDLTRRDSNRWAGIGIGIAAGIKLTPALFAVFLALAGAAHAARRLRSGAGWRAAWNPWLRQAAVATGTFGATALLSAVALPRDSHRFWTEIVFAADRVGEVEITANQSLRGTLARLLHTHDPGAAWLVLAGLAAVAGLALAAGALLRGERAWATLACAATALLISPISWSHHWVWSVPMLILLGSEALRHSGIAARRWWAVTGATGLLFCSFALWWVPHRWHQHEELHQNAGQMLLSAVYPLAGLTLLVLAAARLRRPVAAGPISEPAPRPEPRPEPMAGTSPGPTGSSGPSTPSGPPRP; this is translated from the coding sequence GTGACCGCGCTGGAGCCGGACCAGCCCATCCACCCCCGCGGGTCACACCCCCGCGCGGGCGTGATCCGCCGCCACCCGGTGCGCGCCGCTGCGCTGGCCTGCCTGGTCTCCTTCGCCGCCTTCTGGGTCGCGCAGCGGCTGGCGCACGTCTCGATGGTGGACCTGATGGTCTACCGCGCCGAGGGCGAGACCGCCCGCGACGGCAGGGCCCTCTACGACATGGTGGCCACCTCCGCCCGGCTGCCCAACACCTACCCGCCGTTCGCCGCGCTGCTGTTCGTCCCGCTCACCTTCTTCGGCGTCCCGGTGATGCGCACGCTGGCCACGGCGGGCAACCTCGTCCTGCTCGTCGCCGTCGTCCACCTCTCCCTCCGCCTCGTCGGCCGGCCCCGGCGGGTGCCGCCGCTCGCCGCGACGCTGGCGCTCTCCGCACTGCTGGTGTGGTGCGAGCCGGTCTGGACGACCCTGCGCTACGGCCAGATCAACCTCCTGCTCGCCGTGCTGGTGCTGTGGGACCTGACCCGCCGGGACAGCAACCGCTGGGCCGGCATCGGCATCGGCATCGCGGCCGGCATCAAGCTGACCCCGGCGCTGTTCGCCGTCTTCCTCGCCCTGGCCGGGGCTGCGCACGCCGCTCGGCGACTGCGCTCGGGCGCCGGATGGCGCGCCGCCTGGAACCCCTGGCTGCGGCAGGCCGCCGTCGCCACCGGCACCTTCGGCGCCACCGCCCTCCTCTCCGCGGTCGCGCTGCCGCGCGACTCGCACCGCTTCTGGACCGAGATCGTGTTCGCCGCCGACCGGGTCGGCGAGGTGGAGATCACCGCGAACCAGTCGCTGCGAGGCACCCTCGCCCGGCTGCTGCACACCCACGACCCCGGCGCCGCCTGGCTCGTCCTGGCCGGACTGGCGGCCGTCGCCGGGCTGGCGCTGGCCGCCGGGGCACTGCTGCGCGGCGAGCGCGCCTGGGCGACCCTGGCCTGCGCGGCCACCGCCCTGCTGATCAGCCCGATCTCCTGGTCGCACCACTGGGTGTGGAGCGTCCCGATGCTGATCCTGCTGGGCTCCGAGGCGCTGCGGCACTCCGGCATCGCGGCCCGCCGCTGGTGGGCGGTGACCGGGGCGACCGGGCTGCTGTTCTGCTCGTTCGCGCTGTGGTGGGTGCCGCACCGCTGGCACCAGCACGAGGAACTCCACCAGAACGCCGGGCAGATGCTGCTCTCCGCGGTCTACCCGCTGGCCGGGCTCACGCTGCTGGTGCTGGCCGCGGCCCGGCTCCGGCGGCCGGTCGCCGCGGGGCCGATATCCGAGCCCGCACCGCGGCCGGAGCCCAGGCCCGAGCCCATGGCCGGTACGTCGCCCGGACCCACCGGCTCGTCCGGCCCCTCCACCCCCTCCGGGCCTCCTCGCCCCTGA
- a CDS encoding ComEA family DNA-binding protein — MSTYRTASLPDSTSVSLSVSASEAPAGPSLPAAASPAAASPPAVAPPTRWGRQERERLREWKRERMRARAAVIFGADQWDGAESGTGAGADPGARGPAGGGRGRPEVAAEPSYAQGAPPSREHDPPGPRRDLPGPRRHESWWPAVRERLPLWVQLRCGTTPKALAALALVLVVGVGLAVQHFWAARPEPVSAPGADRPIAVPGPGARSPAQRWSSGQSPPQGSAPGGPSGGAGRMLVVDVVGKVRRPGVHRLPAGSRVTDALDAAGGVLRGTDLRGLNRARLLTDGEQIVVGVEGAGVTGGTGGTGTSGQAGAGGAGGGAPGAPNGPLSLSSATEQQLDALPGVGPVLARHIIEFRTQHGGFTSVDQLRHVTGIGERRLADLRPLVTP; from the coding sequence ATGAGCACTTACCGAACGGCTTCCCTGCCGGATTCAACGTCGGTTTCACTGTCCGTTTCCGCGTCGGAGGCACCGGCCGGACCGTCCCTCCCGGCCGCCGCCTCCCCGGCCGCCGCCTCCCCGCCCGCCGTCGCGCCGCCCACGCGTTGGGGACGGCAGGAGCGCGAGCGCCTGCGGGAGTGGAAACGCGAACGGATGCGGGCGCGGGCCGCGGTGATCTTCGGAGCCGATCAGTGGGACGGCGCGGAGAGTGGTACCGGTGCGGGCGCCGACCCAGGGGCGCGTGGGCCGGCCGGCGGCGGTCGCGGGCGTCCGGAGGTGGCGGCGGAACCGTCGTACGCCCAGGGTGCGCCGCCGTCCAGGGAGCACGATCCGCCGGGTCCCCGACGGGATCTTCCGGGTCCCCGACGGCATGAGAGCTGGTGGCCGGCGGTACGTGAACGGCTGCCGCTGTGGGTGCAGTTACGGTGCGGCACGACTCCGAAGGCGCTGGCCGCGCTGGCCCTGGTGCTCGTCGTCGGGGTGGGCCTCGCCGTTCAGCACTTCTGGGCGGCGCGTCCCGAGCCCGTGAGTGCGCCCGGCGCCGATCGTCCGATCGCGGTGCCCGGGCCAGGGGCCCGCTCACCGGCCCAGCGGTGGTCGTCGGGACAGTCCCCGCCCCAGGGCTCGGCGCCCGGCGGACCATCGGGCGGTGCAGGCCGGATGCTGGTCGTGGATGTCGTGGGGAAGGTCCGGCGCCCCGGAGTCCACCGGTTGCCGGCGGGCTCACGGGTGACCGATGCGCTGGATGCCGCGGGCGGGGTGCTGCGCGGGACGGATCTCCGCGGGCTGAACCGGGCCCGTCTCCTGACCGACGGCGAACAGATCGTCGTCGGCGTGGAGGGTGCGGGCGTCACGGGCGGCACAGGTGGCACGGGCACGAGTGGACAGGCCGGGGCCGGCGGTGCAGGGGGCGGCGCGCCGGGGGCGCCGAATGGGCCGCTGAGCCTCAGCTCGGCGACGGAGCAGCAGCTCGATGCGCTGCCCGGCGTGGGTCCGGTGCTGGCCCGCCACATCATCGAATTCCGCACCCAGCACGGCGGGTTCACCTCGGTCGACCAGCTCCGCCACGTCACCGGCATCGGTGAACGCCGCCTCGCCGATCTGCGCCCCTTGGTGACGCCATGA
- the rsfS gene encoding ribosome silencing factor produces the protein MTATDRSLELINAAALAAADKLAHDIIAYDVSDVLSITDAFLLASAPSDRQVKAIVDEIEERLNKDLGAKPVRREGDREARWVLLDYVDIVVHVQHSEERVFYALERLWKDCPEIDLPEEAKATRGKAAEHARTTGADEDGGPR, from the coding sequence GTGACCGCCACGGACCGCTCCCTCGAGCTCATCAACGCCGCCGCCCTGGCAGCAGCCGACAAGCTCGCGCACGACATCATCGCGTACGACGTCAGCGACGTCCTCTCGATCACCGACGCCTTCCTGCTGGCCTCCGCGCCCAGCGACCGCCAGGTCAAGGCGATCGTCGACGAGATCGAGGAACGCCTCAACAAGGACCTCGGCGCCAAGCCCGTCCGCCGCGAGGGCGACCGCGAGGCCCGCTGGGTCCTGCTCGACTACGTCGACATCGTCGTCCACGTCCAGCACAGCGAGGAGCGGGTGTTCTACGCGCTGGAGCGCCTGTGGAAGGACTGCCCGGAGATCGACCTCCCGGAGGAGGCCAAGGCCACCCGCGGCAAGGCCGCGGAGCACGCCCGGACCACCGGGGCCGACGAGGACGGGGGCCCGCGCTGA
- a CDS encoding histidine phosphatase family protein: MNGSKGGRGRRVVLWRHGQTAWNLERRFQGSTDIELTETGLAQARRAARLLAALRPDTIIASDLRRAMATAGELAALTRLDVSYDAALRETYAGAWQGLTHDEILARHGEEYSAWKRGEPVRRGGGELETEVADRAAPVVLHHADKLPDGGTLVVVSHGGTIRTTIGRLLGLESHHWEGLGGLSNCCWSVLGEGARGWRLLEHNAGTLPEPVLGDDD, from the coding sequence CTGAACGGCTCCAAGGGCGGCCGGGGCCGTCGCGTCGTCCTGTGGCGCCATGGCCAGACGGCCTGGAATCTGGAGCGCCGCTTCCAGGGCTCGACCGACATCGAGCTGACCGAGACCGGCCTCGCCCAGGCCCGGCGCGCCGCCCGGCTGCTGGCCGCGCTGCGCCCGGACACCATCATCGCCTCCGACCTGCGCCGGGCCATGGCGACGGCGGGCGAGCTGGCCGCCCTGACGCGGCTGGACGTCTCCTACGACGCCGCGCTGCGGGAGACCTATGCCGGCGCCTGGCAGGGCCTCACGCACGACGAGATCCTCGCGCGCCACGGCGAGGAGTACAGCGCCTGGAAGCGTGGTGAGCCGGTGCGCCGAGGCGGGGGCGAACTGGAGACCGAGGTCGCCGACCGCGCTGCCCCGGTCGTCCTCCACCACGCCGACAAGCTGCCCGACGGCGGCACGCTGGTCGTCGTCAGCCACGGCGGCACCATCCGCACCACCATCGGCCGGCTCCTCGGGCTGGAGTCCCACCACTGGGAGGGCCTGGGCGGTCTGTCGAACTGCTGCTGGTCCGTGCTGGGCGAGGGCGCACGCGGCTGGCGGCTGCTGGAGCACAACGCCGGCACCCTGCCGGAACCGGTGCTCGGCGACGACGACTGA
- a CDS encoding DegV family protein, producing the protein MSRHVAIVTDSTAYLPRAAVERHRITAVPLTVVLGDQALEEGTEISARSVAQALQKRRPVTTSRPSPAVFADTYRAIAEAGASSIVSLHLSSEFSGTYDAAVLAAKDAPVPVRVVDTGMVAMALGFCALAAAEAVEAGGDADDAVAAAEKRASGTSTYFYVDTLDYLRRGGRIGAAQALLGSALAVKPILQLADGRIELLEKVRTASKAIARLEEIAAERAGEGQVDIAVHHLAAAERADALAERLRERVPGLNELHVSEVGAVIGAHTGPGLLGAVVSPR; encoded by the coding sequence ATGTCCCGCCATGTCGCGATCGTCACCGATTCCACGGCCTACCTGCCGCGGGCGGCTGTCGAACGCCACCGCATCACGGCCGTACCGCTGACCGTCGTCCTGGGGGACCAGGCCCTGGAAGAGGGCACCGAGATCTCCGCGAGATCCGTCGCGCAGGCGCTCCAGAAGCGCCGGCCCGTGACGACGTCGCGGCCGAGCCCCGCCGTGTTCGCGGACACCTATCGCGCCATCGCCGAGGCCGGGGCGAGCAGCATCGTTTCCCTTCACCTCTCCTCGGAATTCTCCGGCACCTACGACGCGGCGGTGCTGGCGGCGAAGGACGCGCCGGTACCGGTACGGGTCGTGGACACCGGGATGGTGGCGATGGCCCTCGGGTTCTGCGCCCTTGCCGCCGCGGAGGCGGTGGAGGCCGGCGGGGACGCGGACGACGCGGTGGCCGCCGCGGAGAAGCGCGCCTCGGGCACCTCCACCTATTTCTACGTCGACACCCTCGACTACCTGCGGCGCGGCGGCAGGATCGGCGCTGCGCAGGCGCTGCTCGGCTCGGCGCTCGCCGTCAAGCCGATCCTCCAACTCGCCGACGGGCGCATCGAACTGCTGGAGAAGGTCCGTACGGCCTCCAAGGCCATCGCGCGCCTGGAGGAGATCGCCGCGGAGCGGGCGGGGGAGGGCCAGGTCGATATCGCGGTCCACCATCTCGCGGCTGCGGAGCGGGCGGACGCGTTGGCCGAACGGCTCCGGGAACGGGTGCCGGGGCTGAACGAACTGCATGTGAGCGAGGTCGGAGCGGTGATCGGCGCACACACGGGGCCGGGGCTGCTGGGGGCTGTGGTCTCGCCGCGGTGA
- a CDS encoding leucine--tRNA ligase, protein MSETTTAAEVAAPHRYTAALAADIEARWQDFWEADGTYEAPNPGGTLAGDPEAVARPKKFVMDMFPYPSGAGLHVGHPLGFIATDVYARYHRMTGHNVLHTLGFDAFGLPAEQYAVQTGTHPRVSTEANIVNMRRQLRRLGLGHDQRRSIETIDPAYYKWTQWIFLQIFNSWYDPEADKARPIDTLVAQFEAGTRPTPDGRPWAELSGPERADVLGGYRLAYASDAPVNWCPGLGTVLANEEVTAEGRSERGNYPVFKSKLRQWNMRITAYADRLLRDLDALDWPDAIKLQQRNWIGRSEGARVDFPVGDSDKITVFTTRQDTLFGATYMVLAPEHPLIAGSDNGTGSIVPDAWPADTHDVWTGGHATPAEAVAAYRKQAAAKSDVERQAEAKDKTGVFTGVHATNPVSGEQIPVFIADYVLMGYGTGAIMAVPAHDSRDFAFARAFELPLRCVVEPTDGRGTDTATWDDAFGAYDAKLVNSAGAEISLDGLGVTEAKARITEWLAANGIGEGTVNFRLRDWLFSRQRYWGEPFPIVYDEDGVAHPLPESMLPLELPEVDDYSPRTFDPDDADTRPETPLSRNEDWVDVELDLGDGRGVRRYRRETNTMPNWAGSCWYELRYLDPDNGDALVDPGVEQYWMGPGEGRPHGGVDLYVGGAEHAVLHLLYARFWSKVLFDLGHVSSAEPFHKLYNQGMIQAYVYRDARGIAVPAAEVEEHEGGVFYYEGGKVSRLLGKMGKSLKNAVTPDEICAEYGADTLRLYEMAMGPLDVSRPWDTRAVVGQYRLLQRLWRNVVDEATGEVTVVDAEPDEATLRALHKAVDGVTQDMANLRFNTAIAKITELNNHLTKAGGPVSRTVAERLVLLIAPLAPHIAEELWRRLGHTGTIVHADFPVADPAYVVDETVTCVVQVKGKVKARLEVAPSISDADLEAAALAEPAVVAALGGAGVRKVIVRAPKLVNIVPA, encoded by the coding sequence ATGAGCGAGACGACTACCGCTGCCGAGGTGGCAGCGCCGCACCGCTACACGGCCGCGCTGGCCGCCGACATCGAGGCACGCTGGCAGGACTTCTGGGAGGCGGACGGGACCTACGAGGCCCCCAACCCCGGCGGGACGCTGGCGGGCGACCCCGAGGCGGTGGCCCGCCCCAAGAAGTTCGTCATGGACATGTTCCCGTACCCCTCGGGTGCGGGGCTGCACGTCGGCCACCCCCTGGGCTTCATCGCCACCGACGTCTACGCCCGCTACCACCGCATGACGGGCCACAACGTCCTGCACACCCTGGGCTTCGACGCCTTCGGCCTGCCCGCCGAGCAGTACGCCGTGCAGACCGGCACCCACCCGCGGGTCTCCACCGAGGCCAACATCGTCAACATGCGGCGCCAGCTGCGCCGCCTGGGCCTGGGCCACGACCAGCGCCGGTCGATCGAGACCATCGACCCGGCGTACTACAAGTGGACCCAGTGGATCTTCCTGCAGATCTTCAACTCCTGGTACGACCCGGAGGCGGACAAGGCACGGCCGATCGACACCCTGGTCGCCCAGTTCGAGGCCGGCACCCGGCCCACCCCCGACGGCCGCCCCTGGGCGGAGCTGTCCGGCCCCGAGCGCGCCGACGTCCTGGGCGGATACCGCCTGGCGTACGCCTCGGACGCCCCGGTGAACTGGTGCCCCGGACTGGGCACGGTGCTGGCCAACGAGGAGGTCACCGCCGAGGGCCGCTCCGAGCGCGGGAACTACCCGGTCTTCAAGTCCAAGCTGCGCCAGTGGAACATGCGGATCACCGCCTACGCGGACCGGCTGCTGCGCGACCTGGACGCACTGGACTGGCCGGACGCCATCAAGCTCCAGCAGCGCAACTGGATCGGCCGCTCCGAGGGCGCCCGCGTCGACTTCCCGGTCGGCGACTCCGACAAGATCACGGTGTTCACCACCCGCCAGGACACCCTGTTCGGCGCGACCTACATGGTCCTGGCCCCCGAGCACCCGCTGATCGCCGGCTCCGACAACGGCACCGGCTCGATCGTCCCCGATGCCTGGCCCGCGGACACCCACGACGTGTGGACCGGCGGCCACGCCACCCCCGCCGAGGCCGTCGCCGCCTACCGCAAGCAGGCCGCCGCCAAGTCCGACGTCGAGCGGCAGGCCGAGGCCAAGGACAAGACCGGCGTCTTCACCGGCGTCCACGCCACCAACCCGGTCAGCGGCGAGCAGATCCCGGTCTTCATCGCCGACTACGTCCTGATGGGCTACGGCACCGGCGCGATCATGGCCGTCCCGGCCCACGACAGCCGCGACTTCGCCTTCGCCCGCGCCTTCGAGCTGCCCCTGCGCTGCGTCGTCGAGCCGACCGACGGCCGCGGCACCGACACCGCCACCTGGGACGACGCCTTCGGCGCGTACGACGCGAAGCTGGTCAACTCCGCCGGCGCGGAGATCTCGCTGGACGGCCTGGGCGTGACCGAGGCCAAGGCCAGGATCACCGAGTGGCTGGCCGCCAACGGCATCGGCGAGGGCACCGTCAACTTCCGGCTGCGCGACTGGCTGTTCAGCCGCCAGCGCTACTGGGGCGAGCCGTTCCCGATCGTCTACGACGAGGACGGCGTGGCGCACCCGCTGCCCGAGTCGATGCTGCCGCTGGAACTCCCCGAGGTCGACGACTACTCGCCGCGCACCTTCGACCCGGACGACGCCGACACCCGGCCCGAGACCCCGCTGTCCCGTAATGAGGACTGGGTCGACGTCGAGCTGGACCTGGGCGACGGCCGCGGGGTGCGGCGCTACCGGCGCGAGACCAACACCATGCCCAACTGGGCCGGTTCCTGCTGGTACGAGCTGCGCTACCTCGACCCGGACAACGGCGACGCGCTGGTCGACCCGGGCGTCGAGCAGTACTGGATGGGCCCGGGCGAGGGCCGGCCGCACGGCGGTGTCGACCTGTACGTGGGCGGCGCCGAGCACGCCGTGCTGCACCTGCTGTACGCCCGCTTCTGGTCCAAGGTGCTGTTCGACCTGGGGCACGTCTCGTCCGCCGAGCCGTTCCACAAGCTCTACAACCAAGGCATGATCCAGGCGTACGTCTACCGGGACGCCCGCGGGATCGCCGTCCCGGCCGCCGAGGTCGAGGAGCACGAGGGCGGCGTCTTCTACTACGAGGGCGGCAAGGTCTCCCGGCTGCTGGGCAAGATGGGCAAGTCCCTGAAGAACGCCGTCACGCCGGACGAGATCTGCGCCGAGTACGGCGCGGACACCCTGCGCCTGTACGAGATGGCGATGGGCCCGTTGGACGTCTCCCGGCCCTGGGACACCCGTGCCGTCGTCGGCCAGTACCGCCTGCTGCAGCGGCTGTGGCGCAACGTGGTCGACGAGGCGACCGGCGAGGTCACCGTCGTCGACGCCGAGCCGGACGAGGCCACGCTGCGGGCCCTGCACAAGGCGGTCGACGGCGTCACCCAGGACATGGCGAACCTGCGCTTCAACACCGCCATCGCCAAGATCACCGAGCTGAACAACCACCTGACCAAGGCGGGCGGCCCGGTGTCGCGCACCGTCGCGGAGCGGCTGGTGCTGCTGATCGCCCCGCTGGCGCCGCACATCGCCGAGGAGCTGTGGCGCAGGCTGGGCCACACCGGCACGATCGTCCACGCGGACTTCCCGGTGGCCGACCCGGCGTACGTCGTGGACGAGACGGTCACCTGCGTCGTCCAGGTGAAGGGCAAGGTCAAGGCCCGCCTGGAGGTGGCGCCGTCGATCTCCGACGCGGATCTGGAGGCGGCCGCGCTGGCCGAGCCCGCGGTGGTCGCGGCGCTGGGCGGCGCGGGCGTCCGGAAGGTGATCGTCCGGGCACCGAAGCTGGTGAACATCGTTCCGGCCTGA